The DNA segment ATTTCCTCAAACAAGCTTGACACGCTTTGATATTTGCTAGCCAGCTCGGCGGCTATGTCTTTGCCGAGCAAGAAATTGATAAATTTCGCGCCCAGTCCGCTCTCTTTTATCTTATCGCTTGCTTTTATGAGCTCGGCGGAGTATTTTTTGACCGACTTTAGCGACTCGCCGACCGAGCTTCCCACGCTTTGACTCATACTAAGCAAATCACCTACCTTCATATCCATATCGCCGTTTAGCTTCTCAAACTCGCCCAGTTCGTCCTTGCCAAACGATACGATAAATTCTTTGGGATCGGTAAATTCTTTCCTTTTTTCTATGAGTAAGGCGACGACGTCTTGCGGAGTTTTAGCGATTTGATTCAAAGCTTGTCCTTTGCTTAAATTTGAGAGTTATTATAACTAAATTTGTACGCTTTTTGCAGGCTTGATAATAAACTTCTGTGCTTTATTAGCATAATTTACGATTAAATTTAGTAAAATCGGCAGAAATATTCCAGACAGAATAGGCGTAGTTTAACTTTAAAATTTTAACCCGTGAGGGCGCGGACCGGTCGTCCGTAACCGAAACGGGTTTAAAATTTTAAAGCTTAAAATCCGTCATTTATGGGGAATTAAAAAAGGATAAAAAATGAAAGAATTTATGAGTTACGCATCCTCTCTTGAAATTTTACGCTCTACGCTAGCCCCCTGGGACCGCGTAGAAAAGGTCACTCTCACGCAAGCGCTTGATCGCCGTATCGCCGTAGATATTGCAGCGCAGGATAACTATCCCGCCCGGCCCGTCTCGGCGATGGACGGCTACGCTTTTGCGTGGCAAGAGGGCCTAAGCGAGCTTGAGCTCATCACCGACCTACCCGCAGGCAGCGACAAAGGACTGAAGGTAGAGGGCGTAAAATGCGTCAAAACATTCACCGGCTCGCTAATGAGCGAAGGCGCAGACACGCTAATCCCGGTCGAAAACGTCGAGGTATCAGGCGGCAAGATCCTCATCAAAAAACCCGTGCCGAGTGGCTTTGCCGTGCGCGAGGTCGGCGAAAGCTACAAAAAGGGCGAAATCCTAATCAAAAAAGGCGCGATGATAGGCTACGCCGAGACTGCGCTGCTAGCCGAGCTTGGGATCTTTAACGTTAGCGTATTCGTGCGGCCGCGAGTCGCGGTGCTAGCAACGGGAAGCGAGATAAAAGACCTCGGAGAGCCGCTAGAAAACGCCGCGCAGATCCACAGCTCAAATCACGTAGGAATCGCGGCCATGGTGCGCAAAATGGGCGGCGAACCCGTACTGTGCGAGATAGTGCGCGACCGCGCCGAGCTCGTAAAAGACGCGATCGTCCGCGCGCTAAAATCAGCCGACGTACTCGTCACCACGGGCGGCATCAGCATGGGCGACTACGACTTCGTCAAGGGCGCGCTGGGCGAAAATTTCGACATCATAATAGACGGCGCCGCGATCAAGCCGGGCCGCCACATCAAGGTCGCAAAAGCGGGCGAA comes from the uncultured Campylobacter sp. genome and includes:
- a CDS encoding molybdopterin molybdotransferase MoeA encodes the protein MKEFMSYASSLEILRSTLAPWDRVEKVTLTQALDRRIAVDIAAQDNYPARPVSAMDGYAFAWQEGLSELELITDLPAGSDKGLKVEGVKCVKTFTGSLMSEGADTLIPVENVEVSGGKILIKKPVPSGFAVREVGESYKKGEILIKKGAMIGYAETALLAELGIFNVSVFVRPRVAVLATGSEIKDLGEPLENAAQIHSSNHVGIAAMVRKMGGEPVLCEIVRDRAELVKDAIVRALKSADVLVTTGGISMGDYDFVKGALGENFDIIIDGAAIKPGRHIKVAKAGEKYIFALPGFPYSAMVMCVLYVRVLLNAWFGASEPKITAIMDEDYKKRSPFLEFTAVNLVNRDGKIYVNLDGKKLGSSAIVNNLTNDAALLIIPKETEFIAKGEIVEVLKMV